The Hymenobacter sp. 5317J-9 genome has a window encoding:
- a CDS encoding M23 family metallopeptidase: MTFLKITYWRPALLLLGLLLCLAGLSPAQAQRRKPPRTKAKAGSTSGKSDFFRIKTPKMRYVRPDTTTVIETEEIPDENSDAAKSIYFNPAKKLSIVSEDTTTLNEGGTEIVEMSEEVLIDSSWVKVAGYYSIWDTHRVNPYRVDGRSYRDSLKLRLTDPPRQRYAKMPLVSTPITSGFAFRGYRWHYGMDLDLETGDSVKSVFDGVVRIQAWDGGGYGNYILVRHYNGLETVYGHLSKALVTVGTFVKAGQLIGYGGSTGRSTGSHLHFEVRYQGNPINPVLMYDFPGYKLRKDNFTITSALFNYYSRALGHRSSGSRSSGSPSRARQTVTHKVRSGDTLSEVAERYGVRVSTLRKLNPGVKTLQPGKKLRIK, from the coding sequence TTGACTTTCCTGAAAATAACGTACTGGCGCCCAGCACTGCTGCTGCTGGGCCTCCTGCTGTGCCTGGCGGGGCTGAGCCCGGCACAGGCGCAGCGCCGCAAGCCGCCGCGCACCAAGGCCAAAGCCGGCAGCACATCCGGCAAATCCGACTTTTTCCGCATCAAGACGCCCAAGATGCGCTACGTGCGGCCCGATACCACCACGGTTATCGAGACGGAAGAAATTCCGGACGAGAACTCCGACGCGGCCAAGTCCATCTATTTCAACCCGGCCAAGAAGCTCAGCATCGTGAGCGAAGACACCACGACGCTGAACGAGGGCGGGACGGAAATCGTGGAGATGTCGGAAGAAGTGCTCATCGATTCCTCGTGGGTGAAAGTGGCGGGCTATTATTCCATTTGGGATACCCACCGCGTGAACCCCTACCGCGTGGACGGCCGCAGCTACCGCGACTCGCTGAAGCTGCGCCTCACCGACCCGCCCCGGCAGCGCTACGCCAAAATGCCCCTCGTGAGCACGCCCATCACCTCGGGTTTTGCCTTCCGGGGCTACCGCTGGCACTACGGCATGGACCTGGACTTGGAAACCGGCGACTCGGTGAAATCCGTGTTCGACGGCGTGGTGCGCATTCAGGCCTGGGACGGCGGCGGCTACGGCAACTACATTCTGGTGCGGCACTACAACGGCCTCGAAACCGTGTACGGCCACCTCAGCAAAGCCCTCGTGACCGTGGGCACCTTCGTGAAGGCCGGCCAGCTCATCGGCTACGGCGGTAGCACGGGGCGCAGCACGGGCTCGCACCTGCACTTTGAGGTGCGCTACCAGGGCAACCCCATCAACCCGGTGCTGATGTACGATTTCCCCGGCTACAAGCTGCGGAAGGACAATTTCACCATCACCTCGGCGCTCTTCAACTACTACAGCCGGGCGCTGGGGCACCGCAGCAGCGGCAGCCGGAGCAGCGGCTCGCCCTCGCGGGCCCGCCAGACGGTGACGCATAAAGTGCGCTCGGGCGATACGCTCTCGGAAGTGGCCGAACGCTAC
- the trxB gene encoding thioredoxin-disulfide reductase, translating to MSEHIKCLIIGSGPAGYTAAIYAARANMAPVMYMGLQPGGQLTITNDVENFPGYPDGIMGPEMMEDLKKQAARFGTDIRYGIATAVDFSVTPRKVTIDETIELTADAVIIATGASAKWLGLPSEAKLNGSGVSACAVCDGFFYRGQEVAIVGAGDTAAEEATYLANLASKVTMIVRKGEMKASKIMQKRVLDNPKIEVLFDTVTDEILGEHSVEGVRVKNLLTHETKEIPLTGFFVAIGHEPNSKIFQPYLHHDEQGYLKTIPGTSKTNVDGVFACGDVQDYTYRQAVTAAGSGCMAALDAERYLTAVGIH from the coding sequence ATGTCTGAACACATCAAATGCCTGATTATCGGCTCCGGCCCGGCCGGTTATACGGCTGCCATCTATGCGGCGCGCGCCAACATGGCGCCGGTTATGTACATGGGCCTGCAACCCGGTGGCCAGCTGACCATTACCAACGACGTGGAGAACTTTCCGGGCTATCCGGACGGCATTATGGGCCCGGAGATGATGGAGGACCTGAAAAAGCAGGCTGCCCGCTTCGGTACCGATATCCGCTACGGCATCGCCACGGCGGTTGACTTCTCGGTGACGCCCCGCAAGGTGACCATCGACGAAACCATTGAGCTGACGGCCGACGCCGTGATTATCGCCACGGGCGCTTCGGCCAAATGGCTCGGGCTGCCGTCGGAAGCCAAGCTGAACGGCTCGGGGGTTTCGGCCTGCGCCGTGTGCGACGGCTTTTTCTACCGCGGGCAGGAGGTGGCCATTGTGGGCGCCGGCGACACGGCGGCCGAAGAGGCTACCTACCTGGCCAACCTTGCCAGCAAGGTGACCATGATAGTGCGCAAAGGTGAAATGAAGGCTTCGAAAATCATGCAGAAGCGCGTGCTGGATAACCCCAAGATTGAGGTGCTGTTCGACACGGTGACGGATGAGATTCTGGGCGAGCACAGCGTGGAAGGCGTCCGGGTGAAGAACCTGCTGACGCACGAAACCAAAGAGATTCCGCTGACCGGTTTCTTCGTGGCCATTGGCCACGAGCCCAACTCCAAGATTTTCCAGCCCTACCTGCACCACGACGAGCAGGGCTACCTGAAAACCATTCCCGGCACCAGCAAAACCAACGTGGACGGCGTATTTGCCTGCGGCGACGTGCAGGACTACACCTACCGCCAGGCCGTGACGGCTGCTGGCTCGGGCTGCATGGCCGCCCTCGACGCCGAGCGCTACCTGACGGCCGTGGGCATACACTAA
- a CDS encoding sigma-70 family RNA polymerase sigma factor, with product MRQLKISKQITNRESQSLDKYLQEIGKVDLLTPDEEVTLAQRIRDGDQQALEKLTKANLRFVVSVAKQYQNQGLSLGDLINEGNLGLIKAAKRFDETRGFKFISYAVWWIRQSILQALAEQSRIVRLPLNRVGSLNKISKSFSELEQKFEREPSPEEIAEVLELTTSEVVDTLKISGRHVSVDAPFVQGEENRLLDVLENEDEESPDMALMNDSLRKEVQRALSTLTKREADVITLYFGLNGEAALTLEEIGEKFNLTRERVRQIKEKAIRRLRHTSRSKALKPYLG from the coding sequence ATGAGACAGCTAAAAATTAGTAAGCAGATTACCAACCGCGAAAGCCAGTCGCTGGACAAGTACCTCCAGGAGATTGGCAAGGTTGATTTGCTCACGCCCGACGAAGAGGTGACGCTGGCCCAGCGCATCCGCGACGGGGACCAGCAGGCGCTCGAGAAGCTGACCAAGGCCAACCTGCGCTTCGTAGTGTCGGTAGCCAAGCAATACCAGAACCAAGGCCTTTCGCTGGGCGACCTCATCAACGAGGGCAACCTCGGCCTTATCAAAGCGGCCAAACGCTTTGATGAAACCCGCGGCTTTAAATTCATTTCCTACGCCGTGTGGTGGATTCGCCAGTCCATCCTGCAGGCCCTGGCCGAGCAGAGCCGCATCGTGCGTTTGCCTCTGAACCGCGTGGGTTCGCTGAACAAAATCAGCAAGTCCTTCTCGGAACTGGAGCAGAAGTTCGAGCGCGAGCCCTCGCCGGAGGAAATTGCCGAAGTACTGGAGCTGACCACTTCGGAAGTGGTGGACACCCTGAAAATTTCGGGTCGCCACGTGTCGGTGGATGCGCCGTTTGTGCAGGGCGAGGAAAACCGTCTGCTCGACGTGCTCGAAAACGAGGACGAAGAGTCGCCGGACATGGCCCTGATGAACGACTCGCTCCGCAAGGAAGTGCAGCGCGCCCTGAGCACGCTCACCAAGCGCGAGGCCGACGTGATTACGCTGTATTTCGGGCTGAACGGCGAAGCTGCTTTGACGCTGGAGGAAATCGGCGAGAAGTTTAACCTGACCCGCGAGCGGGTGCGTCAGATTAAGGAGAAGGCCATTCGCCGCCTGCGTCACACGTCGCGCTCGAAGGCGCTGAAGCCGTATCTCGGCTAA
- the pnp gene encoding polyribonucleotide nucleotidyltransferase — MSQPQAITKSLALPDGRVISIETGRLAKFADGAVVVRLGDTMLLATVVSAPSQREGVDFLPLSVDYQEKFGSAGKIPGSFQRREGRLSDYEILICRLVDRILRPMFPKDYHYEVQVMINLISADKEVQPDALAALAASAALAISDIPFAGPISEVRVARIDGQFQINPKTSDLARADMDLIVGATGDSVAMVEGEMHEVSEEEMVAAIAFGHEAIKAQVQLQLDLAAAVGRNADSPTREYPKYEENEELKKRILDAVYQGAYDVARSGNTSKAGRKEGFSLVKKAFLEQLIAEQPELDMKMFSRYYGSAEKKAIRDMMVKERVRLDGRQLTEIRPIWSEINYLPGAHGSAIFTRGETQSLTTATLGTKLDEQIIDQPLTKGFSKFMLHYNFPGYSTGEVKPNRGAGRREIGHGNLAMRSLKQVLPSEEENPYTIRIVSDILESNGSSSMATVCAGSLALMDAGVKVRAAVAGIAMGLVQDKETGEYAVLSDILGDEDHLGDMDFKVTGTEKGICACQMDIKIQGLSNEILTAALHQAREGRLHILGEMAKTISAPAPELKPHTPRSHKMLIDKEFIGAVIGPGGKVIQQIQKDTNATVIIEEKDEKGHVSIYASNQEDMQGAIDRIRAIAAQPEVGEVYKGKVRSIQPYGAFVEIMPGKDGLLHISEVTHERIQTLEGLLEVGQDIDVKLVEIDKKTGKYRLSRKVLLPKPEAAAASNGEAKA; from the coding sequence ATGTCCCAACCCCAAGCCATTACCAAATCCCTGGCGCTGCCCGACGGCCGCGTCATTTCCATCGAAACCGGCCGGCTGGCCAAATTCGCCGACGGCGCTGTAGTGGTGCGCCTCGGCGACACCATGCTGCTGGCCACGGTGGTGTCGGCCCCGAGCCAGCGCGAAGGCGTTGACTTCCTGCCGCTGTCGGTGGATTACCAAGAAAAATTCGGCTCGGCCGGCAAGATTCCCGGCTCGTTCCAGCGCCGCGAAGGCCGCCTGAGCGACTACGAAATCCTGATTTGCCGCCTCGTCGACCGCATCCTGCGGCCGATGTTCCCCAAAGACTACCATTACGAGGTGCAGGTGATGATTAACCTCATCTCGGCCGATAAAGAAGTGCAGCCCGACGCCTTGGCCGCCTTGGCCGCTTCGGCTGCCCTGGCTATTTCGGACATTCCGTTTGCCGGCCCGATTTCGGAAGTGCGCGTGGCGCGCATCGACGGTCAGTTCCAGATTAACCCCAAGACTTCGGACCTGGCCCGCGCCGACATGGACCTCATCGTGGGTGCCACCGGCGACTCGGTGGCCATGGTGGAAGGCGAGATGCACGAAGTGAGCGAGGAAGAAATGGTAGCGGCCATTGCCTTCGGCCACGAAGCCATCAAAGCCCAGGTGCAGCTGCAGCTTGACCTGGCCGCCGCCGTGGGCCGCAACGCCGACTCGCCCACCCGCGAGTACCCCAAGTACGAGGAGAACGAAGAGTTGAAAAAGCGCATTCTCGACGCCGTGTACCAGGGTGCCTACGACGTGGCGCGCAGCGGCAACACCAGCAAGGCTGGCCGCAAGGAAGGTTTCTCGCTGGTGAAAAAGGCCTTCCTGGAGCAGTTGATTGCTGAGCAGCCCGAGCTGGACATGAAGATGTTCAGCCGCTACTATGGCTCGGCCGAGAAGAAGGCCATCCGCGACATGATGGTGAAAGAACGGGTGCGCCTCGACGGCCGCCAGCTCACCGAAATCCGCCCCATCTGGTCGGAAATCAACTACCTGCCCGGCGCGCACGGCTCGGCCATTTTCACGCGCGGTGAAACCCAGAGCCTGACCACGGCCACGCTTGGCACCAAGCTCGACGAGCAAATCATCGACCAGCCCCTCACCAAGGGCTTCTCGAAGTTCATGCTGCACTACAACTTCCCCGGCTACTCGACCGGTGAGGTGAAGCCCAACCGCGGTGCCGGCCGCCGCGAAATCGGCCACGGCAACCTGGCCATGCGCTCGCTGAAGCAGGTGCTGCCTTCGGAAGAAGAAAACCCCTACACCATCCGCATCGTGTCGGACATCCTGGAGTCGAACGGCTCGAGCTCGATGGCCACCGTTTGCGCCGGCTCGCTGGCGCTGATGGACGCTGGTGTAAAGGTTCGTGCCGCCGTAGCGGGTATCGCCATGGGTCTGGTGCAGGACAAGGAAACCGGTGAGTACGCGGTGTTGAGTGACATTCTCGGCGACGAGGACCACCTCGGCGACATGGACTTCAAAGTGACAGGTACGGAAAAAGGCATTTGCGCCTGCCAGATGGACATCAAAATCCAGGGCCTGAGCAACGAGATTCTGACCGCCGCGCTGCACCAAGCGCGTGAGGGCCGCCTGCACATTCTGGGCGAGATGGCCAAGACGATTTCGGCCCCGGCGCCGGAGCTGAAGCCTCACACCCCGCGTTCGCACAAGATGCTCATCGACAAAGAGTTTATCGGTGCGGTAATCGGGCCGGGCGGCAAGGTGATTCAGCAGATTCAGAAGGACACCAACGCCACGGTGATTATTGAGGAGAAGGACGAGAAGGGCCACGTAAGCATCTACGCTTCCAACCAGGAAGACATGCAGGGCGCCATCGACCGCATCCGCGCCATCGCGGCGCAGCCCGAAGTGGGCGAGGTGTACAAGGGCAAAGTGCGCAGCATTCAGCCCTACGGCGCTTTCGTGGAGATTATGCCGGGCAAAGACGGCCTGTTGCACATCTCTGAAGTGACGCACGAGCGGATTCAGACGCTGGAAGGCCTGCTCGAAGTGGGGCAGGACATTGACGTGAAACTGGTGGAAATCGACAAGAAAACGGGCAAATACCGGCTCTCGCGCAAGGTGTTGCTGCCGAAGCCGGAGGCTGCCGCCGCCAGCAACGGCGAGGCGAAAGCCTAG
- the rpsO gene encoding 30S ribosomal protein S15, which produces MILTTEAKQAIFEKNSLQKSKTDTGSAESQIALFTHRITHLTEHLKVNKKDHSTRLGLLKLVGKRRSMLDYLQHREINRYRAIIKELGIRK; this is translated from the coding sequence ATGATTTTAACCACTGAAGCCAAACAGGCTATCTTCGAAAAGAACAGCCTGCAGAAATCGAAAACCGATACCGGTTCGGCCGAGTCGCAAATCGCTCTCTTCACCCACCGCATCACCCACCTGACCGAGCACCTCAAGGTGAACAAGAAGGACCACAGCACCCGCCTCGGTCTGCTGAAGCTGGTAGGTAAGCGCCGCAGCATGCTGGATTACCTGCAGCACCGCGAAATCAACCGCTACCGCGCCATCATCAAGGAGCTGGGCATCCGCAAGTAA
- a CDS encoding LptF/LptG family permease gives MLKKLDKLILKAFAGPFLLTFAVVQFILLTHTLLKYLDDIIGKDLGTGVLLQLLFYFSVLIVPVSLPLAVLLSSLMTYGNLGEHHELTAIKASGIALTRILRPVLLLTLGLAVGAFWFNETIVPRANLKAYSLLWDVRQQKLALDIREGVFYNGIPGYTIKVDKKTGENGDQLHGVMIYDHTQKSGNATVMLADSGRMFTRFNGGYLGLELFHGHNYVEQPDAQDRAGASFVRQAFDHNMVTFSLASFGMNRTKEDLFKQNRMMLNIPQLHYATDSVQKKLRTEEQMLPRQMNSYYAYIRFDTTGRAASRKVEGLQVPAAKLPATTAPIIQQALNRARNLQSYANSTAERLDEFARNSALFRIEVYRKYTQSVAVLLMFMIGAPLGSIIKKGGLGVPILISILFFIVYYVLSIMGEKYGREFVMPVGIGMWLSNLVLLPVGLFFLYQAYNDSGLLELDFWRRLPQRVGIPALRKITELEEELVS, from the coding sequence ATGCTCAAGAAGCTCGACAAACTCATTCTGAAGGCCTTTGCCGGGCCTTTTCTGCTCACGTTTGCGGTGGTGCAGTTCATTCTGCTCACGCACACGCTGCTCAAATACCTCGACGACATCATCGGCAAGGACCTGGGCACGGGTGTGCTGCTGCAGCTGCTGTTTTACTTCAGCGTGCTGATTGTGCCCGTGTCGCTGCCGCTGGCGGTGCTGCTTTCGTCGCTGATGACGTACGGCAACCTGGGCGAGCACCATGAACTGACGGCCATCAAGGCGTCGGGCATTGCGCTCACGCGTATTTTGCGGCCGGTGCTACTGCTTACGCTGGGCCTGGCCGTGGGGGCGTTCTGGTTCAATGAAACCATTGTGCCGCGCGCCAACCTGAAAGCCTACAGCCTGCTGTGGGACGTGCGCCAGCAAAAGCTGGCGCTGGACATCCGGGAGGGGGTTTTCTACAACGGCATTCCCGGCTACACCATCAAGGTGGACAAGAAAACCGGCGAAAATGGCGACCAGCTGCACGGCGTCATGATATACGACCACACCCAGAAGTCGGGTAACGCCACGGTGATGCTGGCCGACTCGGGCCGCATGTTCACGCGCTTCAACGGCGGCTACCTAGGGCTGGAGCTGTTTCACGGCCACAACTACGTGGAGCAGCCCGATGCCCAGGACCGCGCCGGGGCCAGTTTCGTGCGCCAGGCTTTCGACCATAACATGGTTACGTTTTCGCTGGCTTCCTTCGGCATGAACCGCACCAAGGAGGACCTGTTCAAGCAAAACCGGATGATGCTCAACATCCCGCAGCTGCACTACGCCACCGACTCGGTGCAGAAAAAATTGCGCACCGAAGAGCAAATGCTGCCCCGGCAGATGAACAGCTACTACGCCTACATTCGTTTCGACACCACCGGGCGGGCCGCCAGCCGCAAGGTGGAAGGCCTGCAGGTGCCCGCGGCCAAGCTGCCGGCCACTACTGCGCCCATCATTCAGCAAGCCCTCAACCGGGCCCGCAACCTGCAATCGTACGCTAACTCGACGGCAGAGCGGCTGGACGAGTTCGCCCGTAACTCGGCGCTTTTCCGCATCGAGGTGTACCGCAAATACACGCAGTCGGTGGCCGTGCTGCTGATGTTCATGATTGGTGCCCCGCTGGGTTCCATCATCAAGAAAGGCGGTCTGGGCGTGCCCATTCTCATTTCCATTCTGTTTTTCATCGTGTACTACGTGCTCAGCATCATGGGCGAGAAGTACGGTCGGGAGTTTGTGATGCCCGTGGGCATCGGCATGTGGCTCTCGAACCTGGTGCTGCTGCCAGTGGGGTTGTTCTTCCTGTATCAGGCTTACAACGACTCCGGCCTGCTGGAGCTGGACTTCTGGCGCCGCCTGCCGCAGCGCGTGGGCATCCCGGCGCTGCGCAAAATCACGGAGCTGGAAGAAGAGCTGGTGAGCTAG
- a CDS encoding START-like domain-containing protein — translation MASPDIQSKTRFVVEFPINASPKILFPYLATASGLSQWFCDDVRYVEGQRLNFIWDNDNHFAEITGQRLNRAVRFIFLDEHRQSVPDANFLEFTLDSSQVTDEVYLRVVDYSLAQDADEQHEMWEGLVGKLREQVGG, via the coding sequence ATGGCTTCGCCTGATATTCAGTCCAAAACGCGCTTCGTGGTGGAATTTCCCATCAACGCTTCTCCCAAAATTCTTTTTCCATATTTGGCTACGGCATCGGGTCTTTCGCAGTGGTTTTGCGACGACGTGCGCTACGTGGAGGGGCAACGCCTCAATTTTATCTGGGATAATGACAACCACTTCGCCGAGATTACGGGCCAGCGCCTGAACCGGGCCGTGCGCTTCATTTTTCTTGACGAGCACCGTCAGTCTGTGCCTGATGCCAATTTTCTGGAATTTACCCTCGACTCTTCGCAAGTAACGGATGAAGTATATCTACGCGTAGTGGATTATTCGCTGGCCCAAGACGCCGACGAGCAGCATGAAATGTGGGAAGGTCTGGTGGGCAAGCTGCGCGAGCAGGTAGGAGGGTAG